From Anticarsia gemmatalis isolate Benzon Research Colony breed Stoneville strain chromosome 3, ilAntGemm2 primary, whole genome shotgun sequence, one genomic window encodes:
- the LOC142987325 gene encoding coiled-coil domain-containing protein 25 produces MVFYFTSNVVAPAVTLFMGADKHENEDLIKWGWPEDVWFHVDKVSSAHVYLRLAQGQTIDDIPNSVLDDACQLVKANSIMGNKMNDIDIVYTMWTNLKKTAGMEAGQVAFHKDKDVRKVRVAKRCNEIVNRLNKTKKEAFPDLRVERETRDRLEREDKKKLLREKNLKEKEEEKRKKEEAELRSYSTLMKTENMSTNYDGNDSDDFM; encoded by the exons ATGGTCTTCTACTTTACTAGCAACGTAGTCGCTCCAGCCGTTACTCTTTTTATGGGTGCTGATAAACATGAAA ACGAGGACTTAATAAAGTGGGGATGGCCAGAAGATGTCTGGTTTCATGTTGACAAGGTGTCCTCAGCTCACGTATACCTTCGCTTAGCGCAG GGTCAAACAATAGATGACATACCAAATTCTGTTCTGGATGATGCTTGCCAGCTAGTAAAAGCTAATTCCATCATGGGCAATAAAATGAATGACATAGATATTGTTTATACTATGTGGACCAATCTAAAGAAAACTGCTGGAATGGAg gCTGGCCAAGTAGCATTTCATAAGGACAAAGATGTCAGAAAAGTAAGAGTGGCTAAAAGATgtaatgaaattgtaaatagATTAAACAAGACTAAGAAAGAAGCTTTTCCAGACCTCAGAGTTGAAAGAGAAACAAGAGACAGGCTAGAAAGAGAAGATAAGAAAAAGCTTTTAAGAGAAAAGAACCTTAAagagaaagaagaagaaaaaagaaagaaagaagaagcaGAATTAAGAAGCTACTCCACCTTAATGAAAACAGAGAATATGTCTACTAATTATGATGGCAATGATTCAGATGActttatgtaa
- the NC2beta gene encoding negative cofactor 2beta, protein MGSPERELCPPPSEEDELTLPRASINKMIKELVPSVRVAFESRELILNCCTEFIHLLSSEANEVCNQSHKKTINAEHVLTALDRLGFSDYTLEAEAVLKDCKAVAAKRRRQSTRLENLGIPEEELLRQQQELFAKAREEQAKQEQQQWLLLQQQGLEGAPQSYVPPPPGPRIDEEEDDDYS, encoded by the exons ATGGGAAGTCCTGAAAGAGAACTGTGTCCTCCACCGTCTGAAGAAGACGAATTAACTCTTCCCAGAGCGAgcattaataaaatgataaaggAATTGGTTCCCTCAGTGCGTGTAGCTTTTGAGTCCCGTGAGTTGATATTGAATTGTTGTACAGAGTTTATTCATCTATTAAGTTCAGAGGCCAACGAAGTGTGTAATCAAAGCCATAAGAAGACCATAAATGCGGAACATGTTCTCACAG CATTAGACAGGTTAGGTTTTAGTGACTATACTTTAGAAGCAGAAGCAGTGTTGAAGGATTGTAAAGCTGTAGCTGCAAAAAGAAGAAGACAAAGTACTAGATTGGAGAATCTAGGAATACCTGAAGAGGAATTACTAAGACAGCAGCAAGAACTGTTTGCAaag GCTCGTGAAGAACAAGCAAAACAAGAACAACAACAGTGGCTCCTATTACAGCAACAAGGATTAGAAGGTGCTCCACAGTCATATGTACCACCTCCTCCAGGGCCCAGGATTGATGAAGAGGAAGATGATGATTACTCATAG
- the LOC142987333 gene encoding uncharacterized protein LOC142987333, with protein sequence MNSDLNKKYKRPKQNTIATTNPGTSRPRNRRTGAAVKHTPEPLCPLLAKDSEWVDILQTTPAESTNKSTTNVSDEEEVLQLVECEDGPQMKPLAIMFPGLLDKDPQTLQGMLNRAMSTTEVTRHLVDLGQKANFTFMKKADRLIPPEKQWMDSLTENSNSYCSVNSGLLSNCISSDYEADSEIADEFKESKVKKRKKHITNFDQLIQESNSQVMNKNQQK encoded by the exons ATGAACAGTGACTTAaacaagaaatataaaagaCCTAAACAGAATACGATAGCGACCACGAATCCAGGAACCTCA AGACCAAGAAATAGGAGGACCGGAGCAGCAGTGAAACATACACCTGAACCCTTATGCCCTCTGTTAGCTAAAGATTCTGAATGGGTAGATATATTGCAAACAACTCCGGCAGAATCTACAAACAAATCTACTACGAACGTTTCTGATGAGGAGGAAGTATTACAACTA GTGGAGTGCGAAGATGGACCTCAAATGAAACCACTGGCTATTATGTTTCCCGGTTTGCTTGACAAAGATCCACAGACATTGCAAGGCATGCTGAATAGAGCTATGTCAACAACAGAAGTAACGCGACATCTAGTGGACCTCGGCCAAAAAGCAAACTTCACGTTCATGAAAAAGGCAGATCGCTTGATTCCACCTGAAAAG CAATGGATGGACAGCTTGACTGAAAACAGTAATTCCTATTGTTCTgtaaactccgggctactaagCAACT GTATATCGAGTGATTACGAGGCAGACAGTGAAATAGCTGACGAGTTTAAAGAGAGTAAAGTAAAGAAGAGGAAAAAACATATCACGAATTTCGACCAGTTAATACAAGAATCCAATTCCCAAGTAATGAACAAAAATCAGCAAAAATAG